TACCATTCCAATCTTGGCTGGTAGGGGCTATGGTCGCTCCGACCCCCGTCTCTGCATTGCTCCATTCGGCCACCATGGTCAATCTCGGGGCCTATCTGGTCTTAAGGTTTTGGCATTTTTGGCACTTCTATGATTATTTGGGCTGGGGCCTTGTGGCGATAGGTTCCATTACATTCCTCTCTACATCCATATTCGCCCTGAGACAGAGCAATTCAAAAAGGGTCTTGGCCTATAGCACGATAGGCAATCTGGGCCTTGTCTTCGTTTGCGCAGGCATTGCGACCGAGATCTCAGTGGCCGCGGGCGTGCTCTTGCTCTTTTTCCACTCGATCGCGAAGGCCTTGCTGTTCCTTGCAGTTGGGATGGTCAAGCACACGACAGGGAGCGAAGATATCGAGGACATGCAAGAGCTGAGGCAGAGAATGCCTCTGGCGGCATTCTCGATCTATGCCGGTGTATTTTTAATGGTCTTTCCTCCGTTCGGGCTTTTCGTGGCCAAATGGATGTTGTCCGAGGCCGCGGTCGCCATGCCGGCGGTCGCTCTGGTCCTGGCGGTGGGACTGGGGGCAACAACGGCATATTATGGGAAATGGTTGGGGAGGATGTACATGTCCCCGAGCGGGTCCACCAGGACCCCTTTGAAAGGTAAGAGCGTGGGGCGTTATTACTCCTATCCGATATTGACACTGATCGCAATGGGGGTCTCGCTGAGCTCGATTATATCATTGGTCATAGGTGGATTGGTGGACCCCTATGTTACCTCTGGGGCCGAGGTCGATATCTGGGGGGTTCTGAGGACCGATACTGGCGCGGTGCCTCTGTTCGCCTTGTTCATCGTGATGGGCGTGTGCTTTGTTCTCTTCTCGCTGTACCTGGCCCCTGGCAAGGATGAGATGGATGTGGAATATACTTGCGGGGAGCCGTTCCAGGCCGTGGTGGGCGGCGCATATCTATACGATGAGAGGGCGGAAAGATGGGGCATCGTGATCTCCGAATCCACTGCCTTGGCGCTCATTGTGCTGTTGTTGATATCGCCGTATCTGGACATCGAGGTGGTCCTATGACCGACATCATGACGGCCCTGGCGCTTACGGTCCTCGGCCCTTTATCGGTAGGTCTCCTCTTGGGGGTGGACAGAAAGCTGACGGCGAGGATGCAGAACCGTGTAGGGCCGCCGATCCTCCAGCCGTTTTATGACCTCATAAAGCTCTTTGGCAAGGAAAGAAGGGCCGATAACCAGGCCCAGATTTCCTATGCGGCGGCATGCTTGTTGCTCCAGATGGTGGCCTTCATCATCTTCGCCACCGGCGGTGACCTTCTGGTGGCCTTTTTCGTGAGCGGTGCCGGAAATCTTGCATTGGCCTTGGGGGCCTTCAGCTCCAGGTCTGCTTTCGGTCAGATCGGGGGGCAGAGAGAGCTGCTGCAGGTGCTGGCCTATGAACCGGTGCTGTTCCTCGTGATATTCATGTTAGGGTGGTGGAACGGTTCATTCCTTTCTGACAGCTACTCAGACAACCTCTTAGGTGTCATGATTCTTGTTCTGGTCGCAATGATGCCGGTCGTCCTCATTGTCATGCAGAAGTCACCTTTCGATATCGCCACAGCACACCAGGAGATCGTGTCCGGCGTTTATGTGGAATACAGCGGTACCTATCTGGGCATTCTTGA
This genomic window from Methanomassiliicoccales archaeon contains:
- a CDS encoding NADH-quinone oxidoreductase subunit L yields the protein MYGADMDAGGAVLVALVVIPSIAAILVAIGDREWHVKVVVLISSSVSIILALTALLLMVSDGTTFLMVERSELGEPDLAIVVMDILTTFVLIYVGYSRRNISILLLASMILITSIFIELLVKQRGDDPVLMADHLAVIMLLITNTVGAVICIYALGYMSGDRRQNRFFAFMLLFISAMNGAVVSNDLVWLFMFWEVTTLCSYMLISHDATAKAYVSAERALVYTLIGGLALSSSFILIAEDFPTLEISVMEPSMMTDIVVVSIPMIVIAALAKSAQLPFQSWLVGAMVAPTPVSALLHSATMVNLGAYLVLRFWHFWHFYDYLGWGLVAIGSITFLSTSIFALRQSNSKRVLAYSTIGNLGLVFVCAGIATEISVAAGVLLLFFHSIAKALLFLAVGMVKHTTGSEDIEDMQELRQRMPLAAFSIYAGVFLMVFPPFGLFVAKWMLSEAAVAMPAVALVLAVGLGATTAYYGKWLGRMYMSPSGSTRTPLKGKSVGRYYSYPILTLIAMGVSLSSIISLVIGGLVDPYVTSGAEVDIWGVLRTDTGAVPLFALFIVMGVCFVLFSLYLAPGKDEMDVEYTCGEPFQAVVGGAYLYDERAERWGIVISESTALALIVLLLISPYLDIEVVL
- a CDS encoding NADH-quinone oxidoreductase subunit H is translated as MTDIMTALALTVLGPLSVGLLLGVDRKLTARMQNRVGPPILQPFYDLIKLFGKERRADNQAQISYAAACLLLQMVAFIIFATGGDLLVAFFVSGAGNLALALGAFSSRSAFGQIGGQRELLQVLAYEPVLFLVIFMLGWWNGSFLSDSYSDNLLGVMILVLVAMMPVVLIVMQKSPFDIATAHQEIVSGVYVEYSGTYLGILELAHWFELAFIFAVMTLFYNDDDVVLSIAIKVAIVLAFVFFAILIDNSSARLTRWDMIKLTLLIGIGLVSVNMAAIWLHTEGVF